In the genome of Actinobacillus genomosp. 1, the window CGTGGCAATTTTACCGACAGTTCCTCCACAAAATATTATTCGACAAGCACGAGATGTTTTGATGAAATTGCCTGAAATGCCAATCTATGCACGGGTGGACGGTACGATTATTGGTGATCGATTTTTGCTGAATGAATTGGAATTGATCGAACCGGCATTGTACCTGCATACGGATCCGCAAGCAGCGGCACGATTTGCACAAGTACTCATGCAAAAAATAACATAAATTTGACCGCTTAACGGATGCTAAATTAGCGCCCATTAAGCTTTATGGTTAAGCAATATCTTGTTGTAGAAAACCAAGCAACAAATTACTAATTATTTGATAAAACGCGGTACTACTGTGAATTTGGGCGGTTTTCTCCGTCCATTGCGGTAGCCAGCCGAGTAATTGCTGTCGGATAAATTGTTGCTGAACCTGAACCGGCTGTTCCGTTTCAATCAGTTTGATCAACACTTCTAAATAAATACAGAGATGATCGCTCGGTTCATTATGTAATCGATTGATTTTAAGCTGAAATTTCGTTAGCCATTGATCCATTACCGCAAGATTTTCGCTGAGTTCTCGTTCATCCAAATAGTAAGAGGTGTACGGCAGCGCACTTAATTTGCCCTCCAATAAAAAGCATTGCGCAAAATCCGCCGCCAGTTCTAAGTGAGGTGAATCGTAAGCGGTCAATTTTGCCAATTCATTTTGCAAGTCGGTAACTTGTGGTTGAAAACCAAGCTCGGCAAGAAATGCAAAAAATGAGGCAAATTGACCCGCTTGTAATGCGTGTAGCTGCGGTTCCGATAGCTCTTTGGCGAGTAACGAATGGAACCAGCGGTAACAGAATAGTCGTTCTTCCGAACTGAGTAATTGCGTTGCCATTAACGAGCTACCTCTGTCGGGCCGCTGAAACCGTTCGCTGCCGGTGTATCGCCTTGCCATTTTTCCACATTCACTAAACAGGTACTGACAGAAGTCGCTTGCGATAAACTTGAAGCACCAATATCGAGTGTTAGCGTATTCGGGCAGCCGTAAGTATCAATCGCTCCCACGCTTTCATCAAGCGGTGAGAACCACGCTCCTTCTTGTAAACGTACGACACCGCTTGGGAAGTTATCGGATAACACCGCACCCACTAACACTTGCCCACGTTCGTTATAGAC includes:
- the torD gene encoding molecular chaperone TorD, whose translation is MATQLLSSEERLFCYRWFHSLLAKELSEPQLHALQAGQFASFFAFLAELGFQPQVTDLQNELAKLTAYDSPHLELAADFAQCFLLEGKLSALPYTSYYLDERELSENLAVMDQWLTKFQLKINRLHNEPSDHLCIYLEVLIKLIETEQPVQVQQQFIRQQLLGWLPQWTEKTAQIHSSTAFYQIISNLLLGFLQQDIA